The following are encoded together in the Culex pipiens pallens isolate TS chromosome 1, TS_CPP_V2, whole genome shotgun sequence genome:
- the LOC120426437 gene encoding dnaJ homolog subfamily A member 1, producing the protein MVKETGFYDILGVKPGCSQEDLKKAYRKLALKYHPDKNPNEGEKFKQISMAYEVLSDPEKKSIYDEGGEQAIKKGGGGGGGGGFHSPMDIFEMFFNGGFGGRSKRERRGKDLVHQLSVTLEELYSGTTRKLALQKNIICDQCEGHGGKKGAVQKCTPCRGTGVVTKIQQLAPGFVQQFEEACRLCRGMGEIIDEKDKCKNCNGRKTVRDRKILEVNVEKGMRDGQKIVFSGEGDQDPDLQPGDIVIVLDEKEHPIFKRSGQDLIMHMQLQLVESLCGFQKVIRTLDDRDLVITSYPGEVIKHEAVKYIAGEGMPQYKNPFEKGRLIIQFFTVFPDSLPIDLVPALEQCLPGRPSVKVPANAEECNLVELDPERERRSSGYKNAYDEDDDHHGPGVRVQQCATS; encoded by the exons ATGGTCAAGGAAACGGGCTTCTACGATATACTGGGCGTAAAGCCGGGCTGCTCCCAGGAGGACCTAAAGAAAGCGTACCGGAAGCTAGCTCTCAAGTACCACCCCGACAAGAACCCGAACGAGGGAGAGAAGTTTAAGCAGATCTCGATGGCGTACGAGGTGCTGTCCGACCCGGAGAAGAAATCTATCTACGACGAGGGCGGCGAGCAGGCCATCAAGAAGGGTGGGGGTGGAGGCGGCGGCGGTGGCTTCCACAGCCCGATGGACATCTTCGAGATGTTCTTCAACGGGGGCTTCGGCGGACGCAG CAAACGGGAGCGTCGCGGCAAGGATCTGGTCCATCAGTTGTCGGTCACGCTGGAGGAGCTGTACTCGGGTACCACCAGGAAGTTAGCTTTACAAAAGAACATTATCTGTGATCAGTGCGAGGGCCACGGCGGCAAGAAGGGCGCCGTCCAGAAGTGTACCCCGTGCCGCGGAACCGGCGTCGTCACCAAGATCCAGCAGTTGGCCCCCGGCTTTGTGCAGCAGTTCGAGGAGGCGTGCCGTCTGTGTCGTGGAATGGGCGAAATCATTGACGAGAAGGATAAATGCAAAAACTGCAACGGTCGGAAGACCGTGCGGGATCGTAAGATACTCGAGGTCAACGTTGAAAAGGGCATGCGCGATGGGCAAAAGATTGTATTCTCCGGCGAGGGCGACCAGGATCCGGATCTGCAGCCAGGCGACATTGTGATAGTGCTAGACGAAAAGGAACACCCAATCTTCAAGCGGTCAGGCCAGGATTTGATTATGCACATGCAGCTGCAGCTGGTTGAATCGCTGTGCGGCTTCCAGAAGGTCATCCGGACACTGGACGATCGGGATCTGGTCATCACATCATACCCCGGGGAGGTCATAAAGCACGAGGCGGTCAAGTACATTGCCGGCGAGGGAATGCCCCAGTATAAGAACCCGTTCGAGAAGGGACGGCTCATCATCCAGTTCTTCACCGTGTTCCCGGACTCGCTGCCGATTGACCTGGTGCCCGCGTTAGAACAGTGTCTGCCCGGACGGCCCTCGGTTAAAGTTCCCGccaacgcagaggaatgcaatTTG GTGGAACTGGATCCCGAGCGTGAGCGCCGAAGTTCCGGCTACAAGAACGCGtacgacgaggacgacgacCATCACGGACCGGGCGTGAGGGTGCAGCAGTGCGCCACCAGTTAA